One part of the Streptococcus sp. oral taxon 431 genome encodes these proteins:
- a CDS encoding endo-beta-N-acetylglucosaminidase has protein sequence MKNPFFEKHCRYSIRKLSVGACSLMIGSVLFAGPALAEESVVPENGATTTAVASEQPSTTTPAEATTPAPEVLKELEATEDKTSEQPVSEEKPSLDQLTAADKEATSTDAETPKVEETPATTENKPEEKATVSDVPKKEEKSLRPKEIKFDTWEDLLKWEPGAREDDAINRSSVELAKRYRGHVVNEKANKDAKVEALANTNSKAKDHASVGGEEFKAYAFDYWQYLNSMVFWEGLVPTPDVIDAGHRNGVPVLGTLFFNWSNSIADQEKFAAALQQDEDGTFPIARKLVDLAKYYGFDGYFINQETTGDIVTPLGKKMRDFMLYTKEYAAQVNHPVKYSWYDAMTYEYGRYHEDGLGEYNYQFMEKEGDKVPADHFFANFNWTKEKNDYSVTMAKWLGRSQYDVFAGLELQQGGSYKTKVKWDALLDENGKLRLSLGLFAPDTITSLGKTGEDYHKNENIFFTGYQGDPTGQKPEDKDWYGIANLVADRTPAVGRSFTTSFNTGHGKKWFVDGKVSKDSEWNYRSVSGILPTWRWWQTSSAAKLQADYDFEDAYNGGNSLKFAGDLAENTNQDVRLYSTKLEVTDKTKLRVAHKGGKGSKVYVEFATQKNYTYGGENARKELTLSDDWTKDEFDLSALAGQTIYGIKLTFENTAALKNYQFNLGELTVSDNQEAPQAPTALKVAKQSLKNAQEAEAIVQFTGNKDADFYEVYEKDGDAWRLLTGSSATTIYLPKVSRSASATGTSQELKVVAVGKNGLRSEAATTNFEWGMTVQDTSLPRPLASNIVPGATVIGSTFPNTEGGEGIEGMLNGTITSLSDKWSSAQLSGSVDIRLTQPRRVVRWVMDHAGAGGESVNDGLMNTKDFDLYYKDEAGEWKLAKAVRGNKAHVSDITLDSPITAQDWRLNVITSDNGTPWKAIRIYNWKMYETLDTESQNIPMSKVAARVLTDNKIQLGFSEAPAGATITVYDKADSQTPIATLNTAVGGDLATEPLSFEKRPSLLYYRTQLPGKEISNTLAVTIPQDERKIKAVSLEVAPKKATYQVGEELNLKGGLLRVKYEGEEADEVINLSHAGVVVNGYDAHHHGEQELTVTYLGLPVAGSFKVQVTGEETGPKEVAALYISKQPKIDFLVGDALDLSEGRFKVLYDDETETEHSFTDQGVEITGYDSQKTGRQKLQLHYQGQTVDFDVLVSPKAAINDEYLKQEITSAQGRKETIAYTFADAAKQAALVEKLDAAKAILENHDASQEAVNQALNDLKQAGTELDGNQRYQTAREELESLLESVLEKDPKSELIAQAETLLSSQTPTPEAFADMKEKLNKKLAPAEESHHVGSLEEGETAPTVEALPELVIETETQTFERQERPAGDLLLGERRIVQVGVEGQTRRLIEVDAKGNRTLLKTEVVKEAVAEITEVGTKVESRVQPLDGPKVLEVKKPSLVVEEEVLAYGHEEGVNPSLPLGERRLVQVGVAGLRRNLVEIDSEGHRSLKGTEVLKEAVTEIVEVGTKIVKVPGDRPVTPAPATQDTKKETTKTEPKTETSVSPVQASQAAKQEPAKTEAQAEKIEGKQLPSTGTEVDANLVALGLAGVLSGFGLLAQKKKEE, from the coding sequence ATGAAGAATCCATTTTTTGAAAAACATTGTCGCTATAGTATTCGGAAATTGTCAGTGGGTGCCTGCTCATTGATGATTGGTTCAGTTCTATTTGCAGGTCCAGCTTTGGCTGAAGAGTCTGTCGTTCCAGAAAATGGGGCAACAACTACAGCAGTAGCTTCAGAGCAACCGTCAACCACTACTCCAGCAGAAGCAACCACACCAGCACCAGAAGTATTGAAGGAGCTGGAAGCGACGGAAGATAAGACAAGCGAGCAGCCTGTTTCAGAAGAGAAACCAAGTTTGGATCAATTGACTGCAGCTGATAAGGAAGCAACTAGCACAGATGCTGAAACTCCTAAGGTTGAAGAAACGCCTGCTACTACAGAAAATAAGCCAGAAGAAAAAGCAACAGTCTCTGACGTTCCTAAGAAAGAAGAAAAAAGTCTTCGACCAAAAGAAATTAAGTTTGACACATGGGAAGATTTGTTGAAATGGGAACCAGGTGCTCGCGAAGACGATGCTATTAACCGCTCTTCAGTAGAACTAGCCAAGCGCTATCGTGGACATGTAGTTAACGAAAAAGCTAATAAGGACGCTAAGGTTGAAGCTCTTGCTAACACTAACTCTAAGGCTAAAGACCATGCTTCTGTAGGTGGTGAAGAGTTTAAAGCCTACGCTTTTGACTACTGGCAGTACCTGAATTCCATGGTCTTCTGGGAAGGGCTCGTCCCAACTCCAGACGTGATTGATGCTGGTCACCGTAATGGTGTTCCTGTATTGGGTACACTCTTCTTCAACTGGTCAAATAGCATTGCAGACCAAGAAAAATTTGCTGCAGCCCTTCAACAAGATGAGGACGGAACTTTCCCTATCGCTCGTAAGTTGGTTGATTTGGCTAAATACTATGGTTTTGATGGCTACTTTATCAACCAAGAAACAACAGGTGATATCGTGACGCCTCTTGGTAAGAAAATGCGTGACTTCATGCTTTATACCAAGGAATATGCAGCTCAAGTTAATCATCCAGTCAAATATTCTTGGTATGACGCCATGACCTATGAATATGGTCGTTATCATGAAGATGGTTTGGGTGAATACAATTACCAATTCATGGAAAAAGAGGGGGACAAGGTTCCTGCGGATCACTTCTTTGCCAACTTTAACTGGACCAAAGAGAAAAATGATTACTCTGTAACTATGGCAAAATGGCTTGGACGTAGTCAGTATGATGTTTTTGCAGGTTTGGAATTGCAACAAGGTGGTTCCTACAAGACAAAAGTGAAATGGGATGCCCTTCTAGATGAAAATGGCAAGCTCCGCTTATCACTTGGACTCTTTGCACCTGATACTATCACGAGTCTTGGTAAGACAGGCGAAGACTATCATAAGAATGAGAACATCTTTTTTACAGGTTATCAAGGAGATCCAACTGGTCAAAAACCAGAGGACAAGGACTGGTACGGGATTGCCAACCTCGTAGCTGACCGCACACCAGCAGTTGGACGTAGCTTCACAACATCCTTTAACACTGGACATGGTAAAAAATGGTTTGTAGACGGTAAAGTCTCTAAGGATTCTGAATGGAACTACCGTTCTGTATCAGGTATCTTGCCTACATGGCGTTGGTGGCAAACATCCTCAGCTGCTAAACTCCAAGCTGACTATGACTTTGAAGATGCCTACAATGGAGGAAATTCACTCAAGTTTGCGGGTGATTTAGCTGAAAATACCAACCAAGATGTTCGTCTCTACTCTACAAAACTGGAAGTAACAGATAAAACGAAACTCCGTGTCGCCCATAAAGGTGGTAAAGGAAGCAAGGTCTATGTAGAATTTGCGACTCAGAAAAACTATACTTATGGTGGCGAGAATGCTCGTAAAGAACTGACTCTATCAGACGATTGGACAAAAGACGAATTTGACTTGAGTGCCTTGGCAGGTCAGACCATTTACGGTATCAAACTTACTTTTGAAAATACTGCTGCTCTTAAGAATTACCAATTTAACTTGGGTGAGTTGACAGTGTCAGATAATCAAGAGGCACCCCAAGCACCAACTGCTCTTAAAGTAGCTAAACAATCTCTGAAAAATGCTCAAGAAGCGGAAGCCATTGTTCAATTTACAGGTAACAAGGATGCTGATTTCTATGAAGTTTATGAGAAGGATGGCGATGCTTGGCGCCTATTGACAGGCTCATCTGCAACTACGATCTACCTACCAAAAGTTAGCCGTTCAGCTAGTGCAACTGGTACTAGTCAAGAGTTGAAGGTTGTCGCAGTTGGGAAGAATGGACTTCGCTCTGAAGCAGCAACTACAAACTTCGAGTGGGGAATGACTGTCCAAGATACAAGCCTTCCAAGACCATTAGCATCAAACATCGTTCCAGGAGCGACTGTTATCGGAAGTACCTTCCCAAATACAGAAGGTGGAGAAGGTATCGAAGGTATGTTGAATGGGACCATCACCAGTCTATCTGACAAATGGTCTTCTGCTCAATTGAGTGGTAGCGTTGATATTCGTTTGACACAACCACGCCGTGTTGTTAGATGGGTCATGGACCACGCAGGAGCTGGTGGAGAGTCTGTTAATGATGGCTTGATGAACACCAAAGACTTTGACCTTTACTACAAAGATGAAGCAGGCGAATGGAAACTAGCTAAAGCTGTTCGTGGCAATAAAGCCCATGTTTCGGATATCACCCTTGATAGCCCAATCACTGCGCAAGACTGGCGCTTGAATGTCATCACGTCTGACAATGGAACACCGTGGAAAGCCATTCGTATCTACAACTGGAAGATGTATGAAACTCTTGATACGGAGAGCCAAAACATTCCAATGAGTAAAGTTGCAGCGCGTGTTCTAACTGACAATAAGATTCAGCTCGGCTTCTCAGAAGCTCCTGCTGGGGCAACCATCACAGTCTATGACAAGGCAGATTCACAAACTCCAATAGCTACCTTAAATACAGCAGTTGGAGGGGATTTGGCGACAGAACCATTGAGCTTTGAAAAACGTCCAAGTCTTCTTTATTACCGAACACAATTGCCAGGGAAAGAAATCAGTAATACTCTTGCTGTGACGATTCCTCAGGATGAAAGAAAGATTAAGGCTGTCAGTCTAGAAGTAGCACCTAAAAAGGCAACTTATCAAGTTGGTGAGGAATTGAATCTTAAAGGTGGTCTTCTCCGTGTCAAATACGAAGGTGAAGAAGCAGATGAAGTCATCAACCTTAGTCATGCTGGTGTTGTAGTCAACGGCTACGATGCTCACCATCATGGCGAACAAGAGTTAACAGTAACCTATCTTGGTCTTCCAGTTGCAGGTAGCTTTAAGGTTCAAGTCACTGGTGAAGAAACTGGTCCAAAAGAAGTCGCAGCCTTGTATATTAGCAAGCAACCGAAAATTGACTTCTTGGTAGGTGATGCTCTAGACTTATCAGAAGGACGTTTCAAGGTCTTGTATGATGATGAGACGGAGACTGAACATAGCTTTACAGACCAAGGAGTCGAAATTACAGGCTATGATTCTCAAAAAACAGGCCGTCAAAAACTTCAGTTGCACTATCAAGGACAAACTGTCGACTTTGATGTTTTAGTATCACCTAAGGCAGCCATTAACGACGAATATCTGAAACAAGAAATCACATCTGCTCAAGGACGCAAAGAAACAATAGCTTATACATTTGCTGATGCAGCAAAACAAGCAGCTCTTGTTGAGAAGCTTGATGCAGCGAAAGCTATCTTAGAAAATCATGATGCTAGTCAAGAAGCAGTCAACCAGGCCTTGAATGACTTGAAACAAGCTGGTACTGAATTGGATGGCAATCAACGTTATCAAACTGCTAGAGAAGAATTGGAAAGCTTGCTCGAATCTGTCCTTGAAAAAGATCCTAAATCTGAGTTGATTGCGCAAGCTGAGACTTTATTATCTTCACAAACGCCAACTCCAGAAGCCTTTGCGGACATGAAAGAAAAGCTGAATAAGAAACTAGCTCCTGCAGAAGAAAGTCATCATGTGGGTAGCTTAGAAGAAGGAGAAACTGCGCCAACAGTTGAAGCGCTACCTGAGTTAGTGATTGAAACAGAAACTCAAACCTTCGAACGCCAAGAACGTCCAGCAGGAGACCTCTTGTTGGGTGAACGTCGTATTGTTCAGGTAGGTGTAGAAGGGCAGACTCGTCGTCTGATTGAAGTAGATGCCAAAGGTAACCGTACTCTTCTTAAAACAGAAGTAGTCAAGGAAGCAGTTGCAGAAATCACTGAAGTTGGTACGAAGGTAGAAAGCCGTGTTCAACCGCTAGACGGTCCAAAAGTCTTAGAAGTTAAGAAACCAAGCTTAGTTGTGGAAGAAGAAGTTCTTGCATATGGACATGAAGAAGGAGTAAATCCTAGCCTCCCATTAGGAGAACGACGCTTGGTTCAAGTAGGAGTTGCAGGCCTTCGTAGAAACCTTGTAGAGATTGATTCTGAAGGACATCGTAGTCTTAAGGGAACGGAAGTTCTCAAGGAAGCCGTAACTGAGATTGTTGAAGTCGGTACAAAAATAGTTAAAGTACCAGGTGACAGACCAGTTACACCTGCTCCAGCGACTCAAGATACTAAGAAGGAAACTACAAAAACAGAGCCTAAGACTGAAACATCCGTTTCGCCAGTTCAAGCAAGCCAGGCAGCGAAGCAAGAACCAGCAAAAACAGAAGCACAAGCTGAAAAAATTGAAGGAAAACAACTTCCAAGTACAGGTACAGAAGTAGATGCAAATCTAGTAGCTCTTGGCCTAGCTGGAGTTTTAAGTGGTTTTGGCTTGCTAGCTCAAAAGAAAAAAGAAGAGTAA
- a CDS encoding phosphoglycerate kinase encodes MAKLTVKDVELKGKKVLVRVDFNVPVKDGVITNDNRITAALPTIKYILEQGGRAILFSHLGRVKEEADKAGKSLAPVAADLAAKLGQEVTFLPGVTRGAELEAAINALEDGQVLLVENTRFEDVDGKKESKNDPELGKYWASLGDGIFVNDAFGTAHRAHASNVGISANVEKAVAGFLLENEIAYIQEAVEAPERPFVAILGGSKVSDKIGVIENLLEKADKVLIGGGMTYTFYKAQGIEIGNSLVEEDKLDVAKALLEKANGKLILPVDSKEANAFADYTEVKDTEGEAVDPGFLGLDIGPKSIAKFDEALTGAKTVVWNGPMGVFENPDFQAGTIGVMDAIVKQPGVKSIIGGGDSAAAAINLGRADKFSWISTGGGASMELLEGKVLPGLAALTEK; translated from the coding sequence ATGGCAAAATTGACTGTTAAAGACGTTGAGTTGAAAGGGAAAAAAGTTCTCGTTCGTGTTGACTTCAACGTTCCTGTAAAAGATGGCGTGATTACTAATGACAACCGTATCACTGCAGCTCTTCCAACTATCAAGTACATCCTTGAACAAGGTGGACGTGCGATTCTTTTCTCTCACCTTGGACGTGTAAAAGAAGAAGCAGACAAAGCTGGTAAATCACTTGCTCCTGTAGCTGCTGACTTGGCTGCTAAATTGGGTCAAGAAGTTACATTCCTTCCAGGTGTAACTCGTGGTGCTGAATTGGAAGCAGCTATCAACGCTCTTGAAGATGGACAAGTTCTTTTGGTTGAAAACACTCGTTTTGAAGATGTTGACGGTAAGAAAGAATCTAAAAACGATCCTGAACTTGGTAAATACTGGGCATCACTTGGAGATGGTATCTTCGTAAACGATGCATTCGGTACTGCTCACCGTGCACACGCATCTAACGTTGGTATCTCAGCAAACGTTGAAAAAGCAGTCGCTGGATTCCTTCTTGAAAACGAAATTGCTTACATCCAAGAAGCTGTTGAAGCTCCAGAACGTCCATTCGTGGCTATCCTTGGTGGTTCAAAAGTTTCAGACAAGATCGGTGTTATCGAAAACTTGCTTGAAAAAGCTGATAAAGTTCTTATCGGTGGTGGTATGACTTATACATTCTACAAAGCACAAGGTATCGAAATCGGTAACTCACTTGTGGAAGAAGATAAATTGGATGTTGCGAAAGCTCTTCTTGAAAAAGCAAACGGCAAATTGATCTTGCCAGTTGACTCAAAAGAAGCGAACGCATTTGCTGACTACACTGAAGTGAAAGACACTGAAGGTGAAGCAGTTGACCCAGGTTTCCTTGGTCTTGACATCGGTCCAAAATCTATCGCTAAATTTGACGAAGCTTTGACTGGTGCGAAAACAGTTGTATGGAACGGACCTATGGGTGTATTTGAAAACCCAGACTTCCAAGCTGGTACAATCGGTGTCATGGACGCTATCGTGAAACAACCAGGCGTTAAATCAATCATCGGTGGTGGTGACTCAGCTGCCGCAGCTATCAACCTTGGTCGTGCAGACAAGTTCTCATGGATCTCTACTGGTGGAGGAGCTTCAATGGAGCTTCTCGAAGGTAAAGTTCTTCCAGGACTTGCAGCTTTGACTGAAAAATAA
- the folP gene encoding dihydropteroate synthase, with protein sequence MNVEKRDNLTKTAICGIINVTPDSFSDGGQFFAVEEALKQARKLIAEGATILDIGGESTRPGSSYVEIEEEIQRVVPVIQAIRQESDVRISVDTWKSQVAEAALRAGANIVNDITGLMGDEKMAEVVARAGARVVIMFNPVMARPQHPSSLIFPHFGFGETFTKEDLADFEQLPVEELMITFFDRALARAEKAGISKGNIMLDPGIGFGLTKKENLILLRDLGKLHKMGYPIFLGVSRKRFVINILEENGFEVKPDTEAGFRNRDIASAHVTSIAARQGVEVVRVHDVASHKMAIEVASAIRLADHAENLDLKQYK encoded by the coding sequence ATGAACGTGGAAAAAAGAGACAATCTTACAAAAACAGCTATTTGTGGAATTATCAATGTCACCCCAGATTCTTTTTCTGATGGGGGCCAGTTTTTTGCTGTTGAGGAAGCTTTGAAGCAGGCTCGAAAATTGATAGCTGAAGGTGCCACTATCTTAGATATCGGTGGAGAATCCACTCGACCTGGGAGTAGCTATGTTGAGATAGAAGAGGAAATCCAGCGTGTGGTTCCAGTCATTCAGGCTATTCGTCAAGAAAGTGATGTTCGGATTTCGGTAGATACTTGGAAGAGCCAGGTGGCAGAAGCGGCTTTACGAGCTGGGGCTAATATAGTCAATGACATTACAGGACTCATGGGTGATGAGAAGATGGCAGAGGTGGTTGCCAGGGCTGGAGCTCGGGTAGTCATCATGTTTAATCCAGTCATGGCACGCCCTCAGCACCCTAGTTCACTCATATTTCCTCATTTTGGATTTGGAGAGACTTTTACAAAGGAAGACTTAGCAGACTTTGAACAACTACCAGTAGAAGAATTGATGATAACCTTCTTTGACCGTGCTCTAGCAAGAGCGGAAAAAGCAGGAATTTCGAAAGGAAACATCATGCTGGATCCTGGGATTGGCTTTGGCTTGACCAAAAAGGAAAATCTCATCCTCCTACGTGATCTTGGAAAATTGCACAAAATGGGCTATCCTATCTTTTTAGGAGTTTCTCGCAAGCGCTTTGTCATCAATATCCTTGAAGAAAATGGATTTGAAGTCAAGCCAGATACTGAAGCTGGCTTCCGAAATCGTGATATTGCTTCGGCTCATGTGACCAGCATTGCTGCTAGACAGGGTGTAGAAGTGGTGCGCGTGCATGATGTAGCCAGCCACAAGATGGCAATCGAAGTTGCATCAGCCATCCGTCTGGCAGACCATGCGGAAAATTTAGATTTGAAACAATATAAATAA
- a CDS encoding bifunctional folylpolyglutamate synthase/dihydrofolate synthase: protein MNKNETNQWIANYRTDQPHFGLERMVELLALRGNPHLKLKVIHIGGTNGKGSTIAFLKNLLEKMGLRVGVFSSPYLIHYTDQIVINGESIPEARLESLMVDYRSLLEGEHAQALQGTTEFEIITAIAYDYFASEQVDVAIMEVGMGGLLDSTNVCQPILTGITTIGLDHVALLGDSLEAIAEQKAGIIKQGVPLVTGHIVQEALSVIDQIAKAKQASRLAYGEDYQVSHHESVETGEIFDYSSSIRQGRFQTGLLGLHQIENAGMALALLDSYCKETGQKLPDNALVAQALEETSWPGRLEVIYREPLMILDGAHNPHAIKALLATLKERFTDYQKEILFTCIKTKALEDMLDLLETLSNTKITLTHFEDSRATDEKVLKEMADSRNLNYQSWQEFLDKKLSENEEKKTVRIITGSLYFLAQVRTYLMERKN from the coding sequence ATGAATAAAAACGAAACGAACCAGTGGATAGCAAACTACCGGACAGATCAACCGCATTTTGGTCTGGAGAGGATGGTGGAGCTATTAGCCTTACGTGGTAATCCTCATCTTAAACTCAAGGTTATCCATATTGGTGGGACCAATGGAAAGGGCTCTACTATAGCCTTTTTGAAGAATCTGTTGGAAAAGATGGGACTAAGAGTTGGTGTCTTTAGCTCTCCTTATCTGATTCATTATACCGATCAGATTGTCATTAATGGGGAATCTATCCCAGAAGCGAGATTAGAGTCCTTGATGGTGGATTATCGTTCACTACTTGAAGGGGAGCATGCTCAAGCCTTGCAAGGAACGACAGAATTCGAGATTATCACTGCTATAGCTTATGACTATTTTGCTTCTGAGCAAGTCGATGTGGCGATTATGGAAGTTGGTATGGGCGGACTTTTGGATAGTACTAATGTCTGTCAACCTATCCTAACAGGCATCACGACTATCGGATTAGACCATGTAGCGCTTTTAGGGGATAGCTTGGAAGCCATAGCAGAGCAGAAAGCAGGGATTATCAAGCAAGGAGTTCCTCTAGTGACAGGACACATTGTCCAAGAAGCCTTGTCGGTTATCGATCAGATTGCGAAAGCGAAACAAGCTTCTAGGCTTGCCTATGGGGAAGATTATCAAGTTAGCCATCATGAGAGTGTGGAGACGGGCGAAATTTTTGATTATTCAAGCTCAATCAGACAAGGTCGTTTCCAAACAGGATTGCTTGGTTTGCACCAGATAGAGAATGCTGGGATGGCGCTGGCCTTGTTAGATAGCTATTGCAAAGAGACTGGTCAGAAATTACCAGATAATGCTTTAGTGGCTCAAGCTTTGGAAGAAACAAGCTGGCCTGGGCGCTTGGAAGTTATTTATAGGGAACCCTTGATGATTTTAGATGGGGCCCACAATCCCCATGCCATCAAGGCCTTGTTGGCTACTTTGAAAGAACGCTTTACGGACTATCAGAAGGAAATCCTCTTTACTTGTATCAAAACCAAGGCCTTGGAGGATATGTTGGACTTGCTAGAAACTTTGTCCAATACTAAGATTACACTAACTCATTTTGAGGATAGTCGGGCGACGGATGAAAAAGTCTTGAAAGAGATGGCTGATTCTAGAAATCTCAACTACCAAAGTTGGCAGGAATTTCTAGACAAAAAATTATCAGAAAATGAAGAGAAAAAAACAGTTAGGATTATCACGGGCTCATTATACTTTTTAGCCCAAGTGAGAACCTACCTAATGGAGAGGAAAAATTAG
- the folE gene encoding GTP cyclohydrolase I FolE — protein MDTQKIEEAVKMIIEAVGEDANREGLQETPARVARMYQEIFSGLGQTAEEHLSKSFEIIDDNMVVEKDIFFHTMCEHHFLPFYGRAHIAYIPDGRVAGLSKLARTVEVYSKKPQIQERLNIEVADALMEYLGAKGAFVVIEAEHMCMSMRGVRKPGTATLTTVARGLFETDKDLRDQAYRLMGL, from the coding sequence ATGGATACACAAAAGATTGAAGAAGCTGTAAAAATGATTATCGAGGCAGTTGGTGAGGATGCAAATCGCGAAGGCTTGCAGGAAACACCAGCCCGTGTCGCTCGTATGTACCAAGAGATTTTTTCAGGTCTTGGGCAAACTGCTGAAGAGCACCTGTCAAAATCCTTTGAGATTATTGATGACAATATGGTAGTGGAAAAGGATATCTTTTTCCACACCATGTGTGAACACCACTTTTTACCATTTTATGGTCGAGCTCATATTGCCTACATTCCTGATGGGCGTGTAGCAGGCTTATCAAAGTTAGCTCGTACGGTGGAAGTCTACTCTAAAAAGCCACAGATTCAAGAGCGTTTGAATATCGAAGTGGCTGATGCCTTGATGGAGTATTTGGGAGCCAAGGGAGCCTTCGTTGTCATTGAAGCAGAACATATGTGTATGAGTATGCGCGGTGTTCGAAAACCAGGAACTGCAACCTTGACAACAGTGGCTCGTGGTCTATTTGAGACAGATAAGGATCTTCGTGATCAGGCTTATCGTTTAATGGGACTATAA
- the folK gene encoding 2-amino-4-hydroxy-6-hydroxymethyldihydropteridine diphosphokinase — MDQMRIKDLEIFAFHGLFPSEKELGQKFVVSATLSYDMTKAATDLDLTASVHYGELCQQWTTWFQENTEDLIETVAYKLVERTFETYPLVQEIELELKKPWAPIHLPLDTCSVTIHRRKQCAFIALGSNMGDKAANLKQAIDQMKARGIHILKESSVLTTEPWGGVEQDSFANQVIEVETWLPAPILLETLLEIESEMGRVREVHWGPRLIDLDLLFVEDQIIYTDNLILPHPYIAERLFVLESLQEIAPHFIHPTLKQPIRHLYRQLEKENA, encoded by the coding sequence ATGGATCAAATGCGAATTAAAGACCTAGAAATTTTCGCCTTTCATGGACTTTTTCCTAGTGAGAAGGAACTGGGGCAGAAGTTTGTCGTTTCAGCCACCCTATCCTATGATATGACCAAGGCTGCGACAGACTTGGATTTAACTGCTTCTGTCCATTACGGAGAACTTTGCCAGCAATGGACGACATGGTTTCAGGAAAATACTGAAGACTTGATTGAAACAGTAGCCTACAAACTAGTAGAGCGTACTTTTGAGACCTACCCTCTCGTTCAAGAGATTGAGCTGGAACTAAAAAAACCTTGGGCACCTATCCATCTACCGCTGGATACTTGTTCAGTAACCATCCACCGTCGCAAACAGTGTGCCTTTATCGCTTTAGGAAGCAATATGGGGGATAAGGCGGCTAATCTCAAGCAAGCTATTGACCAAATGAAAGCTCGTGGTATCCATATTCTCAAAGAGTCTAGTGTCTTAACGACCGAGCCTTGGGGTGGTGTGGAGCAGGATAGCTTTGCCAATCAAGTCATTGAAGTGGAAACCTGGTTGCCAGCTCCAATCTTGTTAGAAACCTTGTTAGAGATTGAATCAGAAATGGGACGGGTCAGAGAGGTTCATTGGGGACCTCGATTGATTGACCTGGATTTGCTTTTTGTAGAGGACCAGATCATCTATACAGACAACCTTATCTTGCCCCATCCTTATATCGCTGAGCGCCTCTTTGTCTTAGAGTCTCTGCAGGAAATTGCACCTCATTTCATCCATCCAACACTGAAACAACCGATCCGCCACTTGTATCGTCAATTGGAGAAAGAAAATGCCTAA
- a CDS encoding DUF960 domain-containing protein has translation MAFTDSHRRCASFGVVTNLPDDVIDSIWYIIDHFLKHVFDLEDELEFRLLNNEGSITFRFSSQHLPTTIDFDFNHPFDPLYPPKVLVLDMDGKETILLPEENDLF, from the coding sequence ATGGCTTTTACAGATTCTCATAGACGATGCGCTAGTTTCGGTGTAGTGACCAATTTACCCGACGATGTTATCGATTCAATCTGGTATATAATCGATCATTTTTTAAAGCATGTTTTTGATCTAGAAGATGAATTGGAATTTCGGCTTTTGAATAATGAAGGCTCCATCACTTTTCGTTTTTCTAGTCAACATCTTCCAACAACGATTGACTTTGACTTCAACCATCCCTTTGACCCACTCTATCCACCTAAAGTTCTGGTGCTAGATATGGATGGGAAGGAAACCATTCTCCTACCAGAAGAAAATGACCTATTTTAA